The nucleotide sequence GACAGGAAACCAGATGCCCAAGGACCCGTCTGATGCCCCCGTGACGTCGCCAATCGATGCAACGGCATCGATCGACGCCGACGTCCGGCAACCGCCCCGATCGTTCGCCGGAGTGATGCGTTCAGCGGGGCCCGGATTGATCGTTGCCGGTTCGATCGTCGGCAGCGGCGAATTGATCGCGACTACGAAAACGGGGGCCGAAGCGGGATTCAGTTTTCTGTGGCTGATTCTGCTGGGATGCGTGATCAAAGTCTTCACGCAAATCGAATTGGGCCGCTACACGATGGTCCAAGGCAAAACGACGCTGCGGGCGCTCAGCGAAGTGCCCGGGCCGCGAATTTCCGGACGCGGCAATTGGTTGGTCTGGTACTGGATGGTGATGTGGGTGGCCAGCATCAGCCAACAAGGCGGCATCGTCGGCGGGGTCGGCCAAGCGCTTTCGATCAGTTTTCCGCTCACCGAGCAAGGACGTTTGTACAACGAGGCCGCCGGCGCCGAACACGAATTGAAATTTGTGGAGTTTGCCGAACGCAGCGACGAGATCCACAGCACGCCCGAAAGCGAATTGACACCGCTGCGCGCCCAGGCTCGGCAAACGCGAGAGGCCTATGAAGAACAGTTCGGCGCCCAATCACAGCCGATCGACGTGACCGCTTGGGGAGTGATGATCGCGATCGTGACCAGTGTGGTGCTGTTTTTTGGTCGCTATGGTCTGATTCAGACGTTCTGCACCGTTCTGGTGGGATCGTTCACCCTGTTGATCGTTGTGAATCTGTTCCTGCTGCAGGACCAACCCGATTATCGCGTGCGGTGGACGGAGTTTGTCAGCGGTCTGAAGTTTGGATTTCCTGACACGTCCGACGGATCATCGTCACCCATCCACACGGCCTTGGCGACGTTTGGAATCATCGGCGTCGGGGCCGCCGAATTGGTGATGTACCCGTATTGGTGTATGGAAAAGGGTTACGCCAAATTCACCGGCCCTCGTGACGACAGCGACGCATGGCTGGACCGGGCTCGGGGGTGGCTGGGCGTGATGAAGGCGGACGCCTGGGGCGCGATGATCGTTTACACCTTTGCGACCATCGCGTTTTACCTACTGGGCGCGGCGGTCTTGCATCGCGTGGGACTGAACCCCGAAAAATCGGACATGGTCCGTACGCTGGCCGTGATGTTCGTCCCGGTCTTTTCCGATTGGGCCGCCGCGTTGTTTTTGTTCGGTGCGATCGCGGTGTTGTACTCGACGTACTTTGTCGCCTGCGCCAGCCACGCACGCGTGTTTTCCGATGCGTTGCGGGTGATGGGGTTCATCGACCCGAGCGAAGAGAATCGGGCGGTTTGGATCCGCTGGCTCAGCGGTGTTTTTCCCCTGGTTGCTTTGCTGATCTATGTCGCGTTTCCATCGCCGGCGCAGTTGGTGCTGCTCAGCGGGATCGCCCAAGGCATCATGTTGCCGATGCTGGCCGGCGCAGCACTGTGGTTCCGATACCGTCGTTCGATCCCGGCACTGCAACCGTCGCGGGTTTGGGATGCCCTGTTGTGGACGTCCGGGATCGCCATGTTGGTGACGGGATCATGGACGGTGGTCGCCGCGCTGCAGACGTATTTTGGTTGACGTCTCAGGCCGACCAATGGCCCGCAGTTATCTGAAGTCCACGTAGCTGGATGCGCCAGCATTCAGGGGCCGCACGAATCGTTCCAGGGCATACCCGCGGCTAGCGCCGTCGGCTCACGGTGGGGCAAACCCGCGGCTGGCGCCGTCCGCTGAGGTTGAGCACGGCGGCGCCGAGGCATGGTGGAGACGTGTTTTGTCGCCTACAGATCACGGTCTTCGGCGAAGGACCAGGCGCGATATTCTTCCTGGTCGCTGACTTCGCCACCGACACGCAATTGCCCATCGCCGTCGAAGTACAGCACCTGGCTGGGGCGAACCATTTCATCGTCGTCGACGATCGACAGCTTTTCACCGCCATCGATCCCGATCACGGTCGTCTGCGTGTTGATCGTCGCTTCGGGCAACTTCATCACGTCCCCGGTGATCGGGTCGACGATTTCGCCGGTTTCCTGCTTCAATGCGACCACGGTGCCTTCGCTGACGTCTTGCCAAACGGGGATGAAGCCGTTGTAGCGTGGATCGATCCCGCGGATCACCATCTTGGTCTTTGCCGCGTCACGCGCGACACTGACCGTCCGGCCGCCGAGTTGGAATTTCTGCATCCGCTTTTCCGGAACCGGACCCGCGTAGATGCTGTTCAGATCCGCGAGCATCGCCGGATTGCTGGGTTCGCTCCAGTCGGTCCAGATCTTGGAAACACGTTCGCCCGTTTGTTCAGCCTTGTCCAGCAACACCGACACACGTGCAAAGACGTCGGGCGAAAGCGTTTTCAATTCGGGTTGCAACGAAGCACGGATCGGGAAGTTCGGATCCTGCAGCCCGATGCGAACACGGTAAACGTATTTGCGACCCGGCTTGGGTGAGTTTTCATTGCGACCGTTTTCGAAATCGAAGAATCGGACCAGCTTGAATTCGGCCGGATCTTCTTCGACCACACCGAAGCTGCCGTAGGAGCTGCCGGAATAGCCGTCTTCCATTGACATTTCGTCGTAACCGGCGGCTGCACCCGCCCCGCCGATCTTCAGCTTCAGCTGAGCTTCTTGTTCTTCGGCGATCTGTTCCTCGATCGATTTTTCATTCTCGCTGTCGTCGACGACCAGGGGAATTTGGGGGTGCATTCCGAACTTGGAATAGTCGTCCAGCAAGACCGGCGGCATCCACGTGGTGAACGCAATGTCGCGGAATTCCTCGGGAACGATTTCCGGCGCGAATCCCGACCAGACCTGTCCGTAGGTCATCGTCGACTGTTCGCGGTTGGTCACCAAAATCCAATCTTCATCGGTCAATTGATCGACGGGCTTTTCGGTCACGTCGGCCCGTTGGACTTCAAAATCGATGTATTGGGGCACGTCGCGACGCGGCTCGTATCCGGTCGCGTCCTTCAACGCCGCTTCGAACGCCCGATAGACCGCTTCGTGTGGCATGGCACCGGTACCACAGATGTAACGCGTCGTTTGCGGGACGGGATACTGAGTCAACTCGTTTCGGATACTGGTGGTGTTTTGCGGCTTCATCCCAAAGTCCGCCGCGGTCGGGAACTTACGATTGGCCGACGATGAACTGGCCATCATGGATTCATCCATCATGCCCATGTCCTCGCCATAGCCGTCACCGCCGCCATAGCCATCGCCACCGCCGTATCCGTCGCCGCCGCCCATCATCATTTGGTTGCGGCGTCCGCGAGGACGACGTTTCGGCCTCTCTTCGACCTTTTCCAATTCGTCGGCCGGTTCCAATTCCAGCATCGAGTATTCAGCCTCGAAGCTGCGGCGAGCCAGGATGGACGTCATTCCCTGGGCGATCAAGTTTTCGGGCGCCGATAGTTTTGGATCCTGGCGACGAATCGAACTGTCTTCTTCCGTTCGGATCCAAGTGTTGACCAACTTGTACGGCAAGTCGTTGACCGGCGATTGTGCCTTTTCCGTCCGGCTGACGATGTCGAACGTCGGTTGGCGTTCATCCAGAATCGCGGCGGTGTGATCGTCATCGATCTGGGTGCGAACCTGTTGTGCTTCGGTCTGAAGTTGGTCAGGCGTCTTTGCGTCGTAGGGTTCCTGGGCGATTCCCAGATAAATCAGCACCGCGGAAAAAGCGGCAACCACACCCAACACGACCTTTTCGCCGTGCTTGACGAAAAACTGTTTGATTGCGTCTGTATCCATGATTGGTTACCCGTACAGAAGTCAGTTGGAAAGGATCGCCGTCGGCGGTGCTGCCGGCGATGCGGTGTTGTCGTCGGCCGCTGGCGCGGCGGGTGTATCGCCGTCGGGCGTACCGGAATCGGGCGTGTCGCCATCAGCCGCGTCTTCATTGGGATCGGTACCGGCGGGCGTTTGGGCAGCGGGCTGATCAGGTGTCGCGGGTTGTTCCGGCGTGTCGGCGGGCGGTGTGGCCGGCGTCTCGGTTTCTTGATCGGATCCGTCGATCACGACTTCTTCGTCGGTGACTTTGTTCAAGCCCAAGGCGTCTTTGTTCGGCGGGTTATAGATGTGGATGATGCCATAGATTTCGACGGTGACATCAAACGGCGTTTCATCGACTTCGACTTCCGGAATGTTGGCCAATGACGGTCCGGACGATCCATAGCCGCCGTCTTCGCCGTATCCATAGCCTTCATCGCTACTTTCGCCGTACCCCTCATCCATTTCTTCGCCGCTGTCGCTGCCATAGCCGCCACCGGCCGATGCCGCAGCGGCGCCGGCGTCTTCGGGCAAGACGCGGACTTGCTTGACTTCCACCATCAAAGGAATGCTGCCGCACATGGCCAACAGATTCGGGATGTAACGCTGGTCCATGACGACCGACATTTGAACCGGAACCCGTTTGGCAACGGCCAAGCCGGCGTCAGCGGGGTCTTCGCTGACCAGTGCGGATCGCAGACGCGACGCGGGCAAAGGTTGGTTTTGAAGATCGACGTATCGGTTTTCCGCCGGGTCGGGACCGACCTCGGTTGTTGAGGACGAAGAACCGTAGGACGAACCATAGCTGTCGCCGTAGTCGCCCCCACCGCCATAGCTTTCTTCCATGTCGTCATAGCCATAATCACCGCCCATGCCCATGGCCGTCGAATCGTCACCCGGATCGGAAATGTCTCCGGCTTCGAAGTCGACCGATTCACCGATCGCGATCTTCGCAATGCTGCGGATCTTGGCTTGGAAAGCTTGCTTGGCGTCACCGTTCATGTCGCCGACCAACTGGCAAAGCTGTTTCAGGATCCACAGGTTTTCTTGTGAATAGTGAACCTGCAGCGTGGTCGGTCGTGTGCCCCGCCAGGGGAACAGGTCGCTCAGTGTCTGTTCCTGGCTGGACGAGGGCCATTCGACGATGGGTTCTTCGACCGTTCCAGTGATGCTGTCGATGACGCTGCTGCCGTAGCTGCCGCCGCCACCGCCTTCGCCATAACCATCGCCCGAGGACACAGAATCAAAGTCCGCGGTCCATTTGGCACCGGCCAACGCCGCCACGCTGGGCAGAATTTCCTTGATGTAGTTTCGGTACCGCTGACGAAGGTCCGTGGTGACCTGTTGTTCGACCGGGATCGGATACTCGATGTAACGTTCGACCGGAATCTTGTTTTCAAACTCCATCAAGAAGTCATCTTCCAAGTTCTGGGGCCACGTCAAAATGTTTTGTTGACGTTCGTAAACGCTTTGCCACGCCTGCAGCACTTCGGCCGTCCGCGCGTCGATCAATGTTTGCATCTGTTCGTGCGAATCGTCGTTGGGGTGCACCGACAATTGATTGCGAACATTGCTGACGCTACTGACTTCGCTGTCCAGCTTGGCGACACGGTCGGCGTGTTCGCTGGACAAACGCATCCACGACATCACCCAAACGGCGATCGCGCCGATAAAGATGACCGCGGCACTGACCCAGAACCCGTTCTTGATCAGCGGCTGCAGCTTGGCTTTCAAGGCATCCATGGTGGTTGGCTTTGGAAGGATAAGAAAAGTGAAGTTTGTCGCACGGGGCGCGTCGAGCACCGCATGGGGTGCGTCACGCAAACATCGTTTCAAACGCCTACGGCGTCATCGCGGTCTGATCACCCACCGGGACTTCCGGTTCGGTCAAACCTGCCTCCGCGGCCGCCGCTTCTGCGGCCTCCGCCTCGGCTTGCAATTTGGCTTCCACCCGATCGGTGATCAGGTTCGGCTTCCAAACCACTTGGAACGTAAAGTCCAATCGCTGGACCGTCAGTTCCGGCGGCTCTTCTTCCATGTATTCAGGGTCCGCCATCGCTTTGGTGCGGTCAAAGTCCGGGTTGGGAATCGTTTCCTCCTTCATCCGGGCTTCGTCCAGCAACAACGGAAAACTCAGGCCCATTTCCGCGGGCGTGAATTTCATCGTCTGGCCGTCACCGGAGGGCAATTCGTATTCGCCTTCCAAGAAGTACGTCGTCAGGTACTTTCGGACGTGGGCGTTGCCGGCATAGCGTTTGGATTTGTCGCTGTTGAAGTAGTGGTATCCGTTGATTTGGATGACCCAGCCAGATTCGGTCGGCCCGGTTTCAAATTCTTCCAGATACGGCACTTCGGTACGGTCCATCAGACGCGTCCAGTTTCGCATTTCTTCTTCGAAACGTCGGGCGCGATCTTCGTCGTACCATTCTTCCAAGTCTTCGTAAAACTTCGTTTCGACCTTGGTGACGTGAATGTCCTTGCGTTGGTCCAGCGGCAATTCCTTGCGCGTCTTCTTCGCGTCTTCCTCGGTTTCCCGCGGGACGCCCGCGTTGATGACCCGCATGATTTCCAGCCAGGTCAACCGACGTTCCACGTTGCCCGACAGTTCTTTGCCGACCGCGTTCAAGAAGTTCAGCTTGTTATTGAGCTGTTCGTCTTTGCCGAAGTGATCGCTGCTGTAACTGTCCATCAACGCGACTTCGCTGCTGGCTTGTCCCCACAAGTTTTCGTGGGTGGACGCCCAAGTCTGTTCGGTGAACCAATAGTGGGTGCCCAGCCCCAGCATCAGCACCGCCAATCCGGCCAGTGTCCAAGGCTTCTTGGCCCGGATCATGCGTTCCCGCAAGATTTCATGCGGCACCAGGCTGGCGTGAATCTGGCCCAGCCCCAAGCCTTGCAAACACAACCCGTAACAAACCGAGTACGTCGAAGCGTTTTCACGGAATTGCGGAATCGACATCACGTCGTCGCCGGTCAGCCGTTCGAAGCGATCCAGGACGTGGACTTCCATCCCCAAGTTCTTGCCCAGGTAGGCCGCCAAGCCGGGCATTTTTACCGTGTTACCGGTGATCAACAGTTCGTCGATCTCCGCCTTGCGGTCGATGCTGCGGAAGAACCCAATGGACCGCTGGACTTCGGTGACCAAGTCGTTGAAGACCGGACGCATCGTCTGGAAGACCATCTTCGGGTCGGCCGCATCCTTGGCGTTCCGCTTCAGGTGTTCCGCCTTGGCAAACGTCAGCTTCAGGTCTTTGGTCAACTGGCGGGTGAAATGGTTACCGCCGATCGGCATGCTACGTTGCCAGATGCGGAAACCGTTGGTCACGATCAGGTCGCTGGAATCCGTCCCGATCGACAACACCACGGTCGACTTGGGCGGATCATCCGGATCGAAGACGCCGCCATCGACCCGCTCGTGCATCCGGTCATAGGCGATCGTGTTGTATAGCGAAATCGGCGCCAACTGGACGATGTCGACTTCCAAATTCGCGTTGTCGAACGGCTTCAACTGGCGATAGGCCTGTTCCCGCTTCATCGCGAACAGCCCGACTTCGCTGTCCAGGGCAAAGCCTTCTTCGATCATGCTGCCGGGCATCATCTGGTGATCCCAGACGACGTCGGCCAGATCAAACGGGATTTGTTGACGCGCCTCGTAACGGACGATGTCGGCGATTTTTTTGACTTCGACCGGCGGCGGTTTGAAAAACTTCGCCAAGCCGCTTTGCCCAGGCACGCTGATGCAAATTTCCGACCCCTGGATGTCGTTGCGTTCCAGCAACTGTTCCAGCGCATCGGCGACCAACGCGTCGGCATCCGCGTCAGGCTGGCTCAGGATTTTGGGGTACTCGATATAGTCGAATGCTTCCGCAACGATTCCGTCACTGGTCTTGGAGCAACGCAACGCCTTGAGCGCTGATTGCCCGATTTCGATTCCCCAAACGCTGCCGCTTCCGGCCATGTCAATCTTTCGCTTTGGAATACGGGAATGGTCTCTGCCGCCTTAGACTACTCAGTCCCCAGGCGATTCGCCCGTCGGCATCGCAAAGAACGGGGCGATCGTCGCGTTCCGCTTCGCACACGTCGTGCTGATGCGACGGTTGTAACGATCTTATGTACGTCGGTGGGACAGATCGGGTGCGTTCTGGACAACAAAGCCACGACCCACGGTCCCGGTGGTGAAAAGGTTTGAAAAGAATGGAAGAGTCCGAAGGGCCGGCTTGTCACCTCGAACCGCCTGCCAGTGTAATGATTTCCGCCGCCAATCGTCAAATTTCTCCCTGATTTCTGCAACCTGCATGCCCTTTTTTGATGAGTCCTGCGTTCTGGTACCCGTTTCCACCCTGGAAGACTTTCCCAAGGGGGGTAGCGACGCGAATGCCCGCAACCTGCTGGCGGCTTGGTCCGTGCTATGGCACCCCGCCGTCGTGGTCGCCTGCAACGGTGCCCCGCTGTGGTACCGTGCGGATTCGATCCCCGGCAGCGAAGGCCGCCGGCTGATCGCCGTCCCCGACGATTCGCTGGAGATGATGCCCGAAGACCAGCGGCTGGGGCTGATCGATCTGTCCGGTCTTTCGTCACCCCCCATCGATTGGCAGTCAGGCGAAACGCCATCCGGCGAATCCGCGCCCGCCGTCGGCCAGGCTTACGGCGTGACCGGTCCGGACCGTGACGCGATGCTGGCATTGCTGGGACTGAAACAAAAAGACGATTCGGCAAAGCAATCCCCGATCCAGTGGCCTGACTTTCCCGAGTCGGTCCGCGCGGGCCATCGCATGGTGACCCCGGACGATTTCTTTGCCCTGGCCTACGCCAATCTGCAGATCCAGGTGATGACCCGGCGGTTGCGGTATTCCAGCAACCTGGACGAAATGCAGCTGCGTCGTCACGCGACCGCGGCGGCCGAAGCGTTCGTGGCCCGCGACGGGGAAACCTGTGTCGCCGCAATGCACGACGCTTTCGATTCGATTGCCGAAGAACGTGACCACTACTTCGCGTCCGATCCGTCGCTAATCGATTTGGTCCTGCTGACCCCGGCGACCCTGTGCCAAGACGCCGTCGAACCGTTGATCGCGGATTCCAACGAATCAGACGGCGTCAACGAAACGCCCACCGCACCACCAAGCGGTGCCGATATCCCGGCCGAACACGAGGTGATGCCGGACAACCGATTACAGTCGGATATCGAATCAGCAACCGGAACGTTACCGGGAACCATCCACGCCGCACCACGGAACGTCTTGCTGGACCGTGACGTTTGCCAAGCGATTCACGACGATTCATCAAAACGTTTCGCCGCACTGGTGTCCGCCATCCGAGACGGCAAGATCGGCTGGGCCGGCGGCAGCCCCGGCGACGTCGAGTTTGATTTGATGTCCTTCGATGATGGTCGTCGCGCGCTGATCAACGGACATTCGCTGGCGTCCCAGACGATCGGTGAACCGCCCAAGGTTTATGGCCGGTTTTGTGGCGGCACCCCGTCGGACTTCACTCCCACCCTGGGGCGTCTGGGATACGTCGGCGTGATCCCGATCGATTTCCGTCGCGGGACCGGACACGGCGAAGAGGCCAAAGTGGTGCTGCAATCCGGCGGCACCGAGTTGGAAGCTCTGACAGCCAAGCCGATCGATGCCACCAGCGACGCGTCGTTCTTGGACTTGGCGGCAAAGCTGGGCGAATCGATCGACAGCGGTGAAATCGCCACCGCGTTGTTGGTCCACTGGCCGGGTAAGACCTGCGACAGTTTTCAAGACCTGCGACGTGCCGCGTCTTGGTCGCTGGCGTTGGGCAAGTTTTGGCGGTTGCGGGATTACTTCGTCGACGGCGAACATCCGTATCATCACGGAACCCCCACGCACGTCAGCAACAGTGCATCGCAAAGCCTCAGCCAGGCAGTCAACGAAGACGCCGCCGCCGATCCGATTTCCACGGTGGCCACCGAGACCCGCGATGCGGTGATCCGCCAAGCAACGCTGCGTTTGCATGCCATGGCTGATCTGGCCAGCGGCAAGGCCCGGTTGCAATCGTCTGACGTGTCGGCCAGTCATCGCGGCGACAACCAAAATGAAACGCCCGCGTCCGCCGTCGATGGCTTGGCCGATTCGGCCGAGCGTCTGGCCACGGCGCTGGGATACAACGTTATCGCGTCGGGCCCAGCCGATGCCTCACCGGCCGATGCAGCGATCGTGTTGAACCCGTCATCATCGGGTGGTCGCCGAGAGGTTCGGTTCCGTCAGCCGGTTTCGCGGAAGATCAAGCATGTGTACGGCGTCAGCCGCGAAAGCGGCAGCCAACATGACAGCGATTGCGACCTCACGCCGGCCTCAGGCAGTTTTTGGTCGGCCACCACCGACGCACCGGGTCACGGATTTTCGGTCCTTCGCGGCAATCCAAGTGTTGCATCGGAGGGCGGTCCGTTCAGCCGTCACGGATGGCTGGGACGCAAATGGTTTGGCGACGGACGCATCGCTCGCGGCGATTTCCTGGGCAACCAGTTCTTGGAAGCTCAGATCTCAATGTCGTCCGGCGGAATCTCTTCGGTCTTCAGCGGTCCGATTCGCGGCAACCGCTTTTCGATGCGACTGATCCGTGTGGCCGAAGGAAAATCCGGAACCAAGTGCCAGATGGTCGCCGATAAAGTCGTGACGGTCCGAAACGGTAACGACCTGGGAACGATCCAAGCGACCGGGCGTCTGGTGGACGACGATCAAACAATGCTGGCCGAGTTTGATTTTCGATACTCGCTGCTTCGAGGCAGCCGAAACCTTCGCGTCACCGGCTCGCTACGCCCAGCGATCGCGTGCAATGGCGAACCTTGGAAGAACTACTTTGCCCTGCGGATCGCCACCGCCACCGAATCGGCCATCGACCGGGTCATCGTCCGCGACAAATTGCACCGTGCACCCAGCCGCCGAATGGTCGCGCCGCTGGGCGTCGTTCTGGATGAAGCCGAACGGCAAACCCTAATCGCCTCGCACGGGTTGGCCTATCACCGACGCGTCGGCGAACGTTTTGTCGACACGCTGCTGTGTTGCCAAGGTGAAACGTCGACCGAGTTTCAAATAGACTATGGGTTTGACATCCCCGCGCCCGTGTCGATGGCCAAATCCGTGATCGCACCGCCTGTCGCATTGCCGATTTCTCCGTCCGACCAGGCCGTTGCATCGGAGCCGCAGGGATGGCTGATTCACCGTCGCCCGTCGACCATCGAATTGTCGGACGTCACGATCTTTCGTCGCGACGATGGCCATCTGGCGGGGATCATCCGCGTGATGCAGACCAGCGGCCAATCGGTCAAAGCCAAACTGCGATTCTGTCGCACGGTTGCCGCGGCTTGCCGATTCGACGGCGACCAGGCAACGATCGACGCACCGCTGGACGATCTGCGACAAAAGTTGGAGGTCAATGGCGACGCGATCAAGTTTTCGATCGCGGGACATGCGGTGCTTGATTTGTTGGTCGTGTTCCGAGACTCTGGCCAAACACAGGCGGATGCACCGGAGCAGGCTTAATGAAGAAGGATCCGCCACCCGCAACGTCGCCGACCACCGACGCACGTCGGATCGCTGACCAGTTGAAGTCGGTGATCGAACAGTCCAAGGAACGACCGCTGCCCAAGCCGGCTTCAACCGAGGCGGCCGAATCAATTGATGAAAAACTGGGGCTCTTTCACACCGCAGCTTTGCACAGCGAACTGATCAGCGAACAAGTCTTCGCACGCGCGGTGGACATCGCCAAGCGTCGGTTGAAGGCCGGTGGATCCGACGGCCCGGTCGACGCCGAAGCGGTGGCCGCGGCTCTGATCCAAAGCGGCGTGATCACGTCGTACCAAGCCCAACAGCTTCGCAGCGGTCGCAGCAAGCTGACGCTCGGGCCGTACTTGATCACCGACTGGATCGGCCAAGGCGGCATGGGCCAAGTCTTCAAAGCGGTCCACCGGGTGATGGGGCGTGAATGTGCGGTGAAAGTGTTACCGCTGGAAAAGTCGACCGAAGAATCTCGCGCCAGCTTCATGCGCGAAATCCGCTTGCAGGCCGGTTTGGATCACCCGCAATTGGTCCGCGCGTTTGATGCCGGCCGTGACGGGAACGTGCATTACCTGGTGACCGAATATGTCCCGGGGACGGATCTGCGTAAATACGTTCGCCGTCATGGTCCGTTGCCCGTTCATCAAGCCGCATCAATCATTTCTCAGGCCGCTCGCGGGTTGCAGTACGCGCACGAACTCGGGCTGATCCACCGCGACGTCAAACCTGGCAATATCTTGGTCACGCCCGATGGCATTGCCAAAGTATCCGACGTGGGTTTGGCGGCTTGGAGCATGGGGATTCACGAAGATCCACGGGCCGGAAAGATCGTGGGAACGGCGGATTACCTTTCGCCGGAACAAATTCGCAGCCCGCTGATGATCGGCCCGGCCAGCGACATCTATTCGCTGGGCTGTACGACCTATTACGTCGTCACCGGCAAGGTCCCGTTCCCCGGCGGCGATTCGCGCAGCAAGTGTCGACGACACTGTGAACAGACGCCGTGGCATCCACGAAAGTTTGCACCGGAGTTGCCCGAGGAGTTTGTCGACGCTATTGCCGACATGATGGAAAAGGATCCCGAACGTCGGGTCGCCTCAGCCGCGGATGTCGCGGATCGTTTGGAACCGTTCGCCCGAATCAGTGATGCAGCGATCGACCCGCCGATCCGACGACAAGCCTGGACCGCCCCGCCACCCCCGATGGAAAACGGCATCGATGAAGACCACGTCGGGTTGGACGGTCGATCCGGTCCCAATGTCGACGAAGACTCGGCGGCCGGTTCCGCGTCGGCCGAAAGCCAAGGATCCACCGACACACCGCCACCAGTTCCCGGCGGCGACACGGCGATCGAAGCGGCCGATCCGATGGTCGGAAACTCCTTGGCTTCCCTCCAAACGGCTCCGCGTCCCAGTCACACCCTGGCCATTGCCATCACGCTCGCCTTGGCCGTCCCGGTCAGCCTTTTGGTCGGTGCCGTGCTAGGCTTTTTGGCTCACGAGTATTGGCAGTTCTAAGTCAGCGGACGATCTATTTACGTCTTGCAACCGGACGCGTAAGCGAGAAACGAACCGGCAAAGAACGCGGTGCCTCGCTCACGCGTCGGGTTACCAAAAGACCAATGCCTCGGGTAGAAACGCAACTTCAAAACAAACGCGTCGGGCTGGCATTCGTCGCAAGAAATCCGTCCGCCCGCTTAGCTTCTCGCCCGCCGACATCTCCGATCCCCCGATCGTCATGCCCATTCCCCAACGCACG is from Crateriforma conspicua and encodes:
- a CDS encoding Nramp family divalent metal transporter; its protein translation is MPKDPSDAPVTSPIDATASIDADVRQPPRSFAGVMRSAGPGLIVAGSIVGSGELIATTKTGAEAGFSFLWLILLGCVIKVFTQIELGRYTMVQGKTTLRALSEVPGPRISGRGNWLVWYWMVMWVASISQQGGIVGGVGQALSISFPLTEQGRLYNEAAGAEHELKFVEFAERSDEIHSTPESELTPLRAQARQTREAYEEQFGAQSQPIDVTAWGVMIAIVTSVVLFFGRYGLIQTFCTVLVGSFTLLIVVNLFLLQDQPDYRVRWTEFVSGLKFGFPDTSDGSSSPIHTALATFGIIGVGAAELVMYPYWCMEKGYAKFTGPRDDSDAWLDRARGWLGVMKADAWGAMIVYTFATIAFYLLGAAVLHRVGLNPEKSDMVRTLAVMFVPVFSDWAAALFLFGAIAVLYSTYFVACASHARVFSDALRVMGFIDPSEENRAVWIRWLSGVFPLVALLIYVAFPSPAQLVLLSGIAQGIMLPMLAGAALWFRYRRSIPALQPSRVWDALLWTSGIAMLVTGSWTVVAALQTYFG
- the pilM gene encoding type IV pilus assembly protein PilM; amino-acid sequence: MAGSGSVWGIEIGQSALKALRCSKTSDGIVAEAFDYIEYPKILSQPDADADALVADALEQLLERNDIQGSEICISVPGQSGLAKFFKPPPVEVKKIADIVRYEARQQIPFDLADVVWDHQMMPGSMIEEGFALDSEVGLFAMKREQAYRQLKPFDNANLEVDIVQLAPISLYNTIAYDRMHERVDGGVFDPDDPPKSTVVLSIGTDSSDLIVTNGFRIWQRSMPIGGNHFTRQLTKDLKLTFAKAEHLKRNAKDAADPKMVFQTMRPVFNDLVTEVQRSIGFFRSIDRKAEIDELLITGNTVKMPGLAAYLGKNLGMEVHVLDRFERLTGDDVMSIPQFRENASTYSVCYGLCLQGLGLGQIHASLVPHEILRERMIRAKKPWTLAGLAVLMLGLGTHYWFTEQTWASTHENLWGQASSEVALMDSYSSDHFGKDEQLNNKLNFLNAVGKELSGNVERRLTWLEIMRVINAGVPRETEEDAKKTRKELPLDQRKDIHVTKVETKFYEDLEEWYDEDRARRFEEEMRNWTRLMDRTEVPYLEEFETGPTESGWVIQINGYHYFNSDKSKRYAGNAHVRKYLTTYFLEGEYELPSGDGQTMKFTPAEMGLSFPLLLDEARMKEETIPNPDFDRTKAMADPEYMEEEPPELTVQRLDFTFQVVWKPNLITDRVEAKLQAEAEAAEAAAAEAGLTEPEVPVGDQTAMTP
- a CDS encoding polysaccharide deacetylase family protein; translation: MPFFDESCVLVPVSTLEDFPKGGSDANARNLLAAWSVLWHPAVVVACNGAPLWYRADSIPGSEGRRLIAVPDDSLEMMPEDQRLGLIDLSGLSSPPIDWQSGETPSGESAPAVGQAYGVTGPDRDAMLALLGLKQKDDSAKQSPIQWPDFPESVRAGHRMVTPDDFFALAYANLQIQVMTRRLRYSSNLDEMQLRRHATAAAEAFVARDGETCVAAMHDAFDSIAEERDHYFASDPSLIDLVLLTPATLCQDAVEPLIADSNESDGVNETPTAPPSGADIPAEHEVMPDNRLQSDIESATGTLPGTIHAAPRNVLLDRDVCQAIHDDSSKRFAALVSAIRDGKIGWAGGSPGDVEFDLMSFDDGRRALINGHSLASQTIGEPPKVYGRFCGGTPSDFTPTLGRLGYVGVIPIDFRRGTGHGEEAKVVLQSGGTELEALTAKPIDATSDASFLDLAAKLGESIDSGEIATALLVHWPGKTCDSFQDLRRAASWSLALGKFWRLRDYFVDGEHPYHHGTPTHVSNSASQSLSQAVNEDAAADPISTVATETRDAVIRQATLRLHAMADLASGKARLQSSDVSASHRGDNQNETPASAVDGLADSAERLATALGYNVIASGPADASPADAAIVLNPSSSGGRREVRFRQPVSRKIKHVYGVSRESGSQHDSDCDLTPASGSFWSATTDAPGHGFSVLRGNPSVASEGGPFSRHGWLGRKWFGDGRIARGDFLGNQFLEAQISMSSGGISSVFSGPIRGNRFSMRLIRVAEGKSGTKCQMVADKVVTVRNGNDLGTIQATGRLVDDDQTMLAEFDFRYSLLRGSRNLRVTGSLRPAIACNGEPWKNYFALRIATATESAIDRVIVRDKLHRAPSRRMVAPLGVVLDEAERQTLIASHGLAYHRRVGERFVDTLLCCQGETSTEFQIDYGFDIPAPVSMAKSVIAPPVALPISPSDQAVASEPQGWLIHRRPSTIELSDVTIFRRDDGHLAGIIRVMQTSGQSVKAKLRFCRTVAAACRFDGDQATIDAPLDDLRQKLEVNGDAIKFSIAGHAVLDLLVVFRDSGQTQADAPEQA
- a CDS encoding serine/threonine protein kinase, with protein sequence MKKDPPPATSPTTDARRIADQLKSVIEQSKERPLPKPASTEAAESIDEKLGLFHTAALHSELISEQVFARAVDIAKRRLKAGGSDGPVDAEAVAAALIQSGVITSYQAQQLRSGRSKLTLGPYLITDWIGQGGMGQVFKAVHRVMGRECAVKVLPLEKSTEESRASFMREIRLQAGLDHPQLVRAFDAGRDGNVHYLVTEYVPGTDLRKYVRRHGPLPVHQAASIISQAARGLQYAHELGLIHRDVKPGNILVTPDGIAKVSDVGLAAWSMGIHEDPRAGKIVGTADYLSPEQIRSPLMIGPASDIYSLGCTTYYVVTGKVPFPGGDSRSKCRRHCEQTPWHPRKFAPELPEEFVDAIADMMEKDPERRVASAADVADRLEPFARISDAAIDPPIRRQAWTAPPPPMENGIDEDHVGLDGRSGPNVDEDSAAGSASAESQGSTDTPPPVPGGDTAIEAADPMVGNSLASLQTAPRPSHTLAIAITLALAVPVSLLVGAVLGFLAHEYWQF